In Phocoena phocoena chromosome 19, mPhoPho1.1, whole genome shotgun sequence, a genomic segment contains:
- the CDK5R1 gene encoding cyclin-dependent kinase 5 activator 1, with amino-acid sequence MGTVLSLSPSYRKATLFEDGAATVGHYTAVQNSKNAKDKNLKRHSIISVLPWKRIVAVSAKKKNSKKVQPNSSYQNNITHLNNENLKKSLSCANLSTFAQPPPAQPPAPPASQLSGSQTGVSSSVKKAPHPAVTSAGTPKRVIVQASTSELLRCLGEFLCRRCYRLKHLSPTDPVLWLRSVDRSLLLQGWQDQGFITPANVVFLYMLCRDVISSEVGSDHELQAVLLTCLYLSYSYMGNEISYPLKPFLVESCKEAFWDRCLSVINLMSSKMLQINADPHYFTQVFSDLKNESGQEDKKRLLLGLDR; translated from the coding sequence ATGGGCACGGTGCTGTCCCTGTCCCCCAGCTACCGGAAGGCCACGCTGTTTGAGGATGGCGCGGCCACGGTGGGCCACTACACGGCCGTGCAGAACAGCAAGAACGCCAAGGACAAGAACCTGAAGCGGCACTCTATCATCTCCGTGCTGCCTTGGAAGAGGATCGTGGCCGTGTCGGCCAAGAAGAAGAACTCCAAGAAGGTGCAGCCCAACAGCAGCTACCAGAACAACATCACGCACCTCAACAATGAGAACCTGAAGAAGTCGCTGTCGTGCGCCAACCTGTCCACGTTCGCCCAGCCCCCACCGGCGCAGCCGCCCGCACCCCCTGCCAGCCAGCTCTCGGGCTCCCAGACCGGGGTCTCCTCCTCCGTCAAGAAGGCCCCGCATCCTGCCGTCACCTCCGCAGGGACGCCCAAACGGGTCATCGTCCAGGCGTCCACCAGCGAGCTGCTGCGCTGCCTGGGTGAGTTTCTCTGTCGCCGGTGCTACCGCCTGAAGCACCTGTCCCCCACGGACCCTGTGCTCTGGCTGCGCAGCGTGGACCGCTCGCTGCTCCTGCAGGGCTGGCAGGACCAGGGCTTCATCACGCCCGCCAACGTGGTCTTCCTTTACATGCTCTGCCGGGATGTCATCTCCTCTGAGGTGGGCTCCGACCACGAGCTCCAGGCCGTCCTGCTGACCTGCTTGTACCTCTCCTACTCCTACATGGGTAATGAGATCTCCTACCCGCTCAAGCCCTTCCTGGTGGAGAGCTGCAAGGAGGCCTTTTGGGACCGCTGCCTCTCCGTCATCAACCTCATGAGCTCCAAGATGCTGCAGATCAACGCCGACCCCCACTACTTCACACAGGTGTTCTCCGACCTGAAGAACGAGAGTGGCCAGGAGGACAAGAAGCGGCTCCTCCTAGGGCTGGACCGGTGA